From a region of the Ardenticatena maritima genome:
- a CDS encoding BON domain-containing protein, with translation MLRIGAPVLATDGEIGTLKYVILDSRTRAVSDIVVESGTIFKRARVISARHIERVDEDGTVHLSVDSEFVRNCRIFEHKEFSTPEWANETGYNAQNVLIWSDPYAGPTLKELPRPTVRLHIDRGVGEETLLVGRGSAVYTKDGERVGTIDHIAIDPATMQPLYVVVRLPGIRKRRVVVPAEKVQEWQHQAITLDMEKKELHALPPYTPRTPDIKLGEAVREAIEALGIPVDALSVFVDKGHVLVRGHTHSPEDRRRIEAAVRKVEGVLSVTNEITTDRELELRVQSRLLADPVAGLYPVDVVVNNRVATVIGTVPHETIQDLILKIVRQTPGIAAVIDHITVDPDAFKEEPLPVIVMR, from the coding sequence ATGCTGCGTATCGGAGCACCCGTTCTCGCTACCGACGGTGAAATCGGCACGTTGAAATACGTGATTCTCGACTCGCGCACGCGCGCGGTGAGCGATATTGTTGTGGAAAGCGGCACCATCTTCAAACGGGCGCGTGTTATCTCCGCCCGCCATATCGAGCGTGTGGATGAAGACGGCACCGTGCATCTCTCTGTGGATAGCGAATTTGTGCGCAACTGCCGCATCTTTGAACACAAGGAATTCAGCACGCCGGAGTGGGCAAACGAAACCGGCTACAACGCCCAAAACGTGCTCATCTGGTCCGACCCATACGCCGGTCCAACGCTCAAAGAACTCCCTCGCCCGACGGTGCGCCTGCACATTGACCGGGGCGTCGGCGAAGAAACGCTGCTGGTGGGGCGCGGCTCGGCGGTCTACACCAAAGATGGCGAACGTGTGGGGACGATTGACCACATCGCGATTGACCCGGCGACCATGCAACCGCTCTACGTGGTCGTTCGCCTGCCCGGCATTCGCAAGCGGCGCGTCGTGGTGCCGGCTGAAAAGGTGCAAGAGTGGCAACATCAAGCCATCACACTCGACATGGAGAAGAAAGAGTTGCACGCCCTGCCGCCCTACACGCCGCGCACACCCGACATCAAATTGGGCGAAGCGGTGCGCGAAGCCATTGAGGCGCTGGGCATTCCGGTGGACGCCCTGAGCGTCTTTGTGGACAAAGGGCACGTGCTGGTGCGCGGGCATACCCACTCGCCTGAAGACCGCCGCCGCATCGAAGCCGCTGTGCGCAAGGTGGAAGGCGTGCTGAGCGTCACCAATGAAATCACCACCGACCGCGAACTTGAATTGCGCGTGCAGTCGCGGTTGCTCGCCGACCCCGTGGCGGGGCTCTATCCGGTGGACGTGGTGGTCAACAACCGCGTGGCAACGGTCATCGGCACGGTGCCGCATGAAACCATCCAGGACCTCATCCTGAAAATCGTGCGGCAAACGCCCGGCATTGCCGCCGTGATTGACCACATCACCGTTGACCCGGACGCGTTCAAAGAAGAACCGTTGCCCGTCATCGTCATGCGCTAA
- a CDS encoding HAD family hydrolase, with amino-acid sequence MPFRAVLFDMDGVLFDTQRVYAEAWVAAARALGYALDEETYTAHILGHDGDHGEAVMQRLFGETFPIEEFRRRRRAYAQDVLANGGVRLKPGVLELLDLLDAHGVPRAVATSNARWVAEQFLAQTGLAPRFQAVVGREDVQHAKPHPEIFLKAAAALGVEPAHVVVLEDSGAGLQAAARAGMTPVFVPDMMQPPDEVRALAAHEFASLHEVASWLAMHLAGQKC; translated from the coding sequence ATGCCATTTCGAGCCGTGCTCTTTGACATGGACGGTGTCCTTTTTGATACGCAACGTGTGTACGCCGAGGCGTGGGTGGCGGCGGCGCGGGCGCTGGGGTATGCGCTGGACGAGGAAACCTACACGGCGCACATTCTAGGGCATGATGGCGACCACGGCGAAGCCGTCATGCAGCGCTTGTTTGGCGAGACGTTCCCCATCGAAGAGTTTCGCCGTCGCCGTCGTGCGTATGCGCAAGACGTGTTGGCGAATGGCGGTGTACGGCTCAAGCCCGGTGTGCTGGAACTGCTCGACCTGCTCGATGCGCATGGTGTGCCGCGTGCCGTGGCAACGTCCAATGCGCGTTGGGTGGCGGAGCAGTTTCTGGCGCAAACGGGGCTAGCGCCACGTTTTCAGGCGGTGGTGGGGCGTGAAGATGTTCAGCATGCCAAGCCGCACCCCGAAATTTTCCTCAAAGCCGCCGCCGCGCTGGGCGTCGAGCCTGCCCATGTGGTGGTGCTGGAAGATTCCGGCGCGGGGTTGCAAGCCGCTGCGCGCGCCGGCATGACGCCCGTCTTCGTCCCCGACATGATGCAACCGCCGGATGAGGTGCGTGCGCTGGCGGCGCATGAGTTCGCCTCGCTCCATGAAGTGGCGTCCTGGTTGGCGATGCACCTGGCTGGGCAAAAATGCTAA
- a CDS encoding sensor histidine kinase, with product MNEGRLLRRRVPSWLSVPPLVYAVGVALAALVALVVFVFAMQPPPRDFWLMGLFLGGTALASVGVGYGAYRLGWLRHAPSLHWALLSSYVLASLLTFLNVWLIARLMFASQHDLQLATILLFFAGLIAVSLGAMVSLTLTRRLRTLRDAAVRVAEGAFEVRVADDGRDEVAQLAQAFNHMAAQLAAAERARREAETLRRNLLAWVGHDLRTPLASLRAILDALVDDVVPDADERMRYLQTARRDVAGLAALIEDLFEMAQLDAGGVPLDMAWGALTDILSDTLESAQVLAARQGVRLEAHAESDIDPVWMDALKVARVVQNLVTNAIRHTPAGGAVFITAKREGEMVVVSVRDTGEGIAPEQLPHVFDQFYRGDQARRRATGGAGLGLAIARAIVEAHGGAIEIESAPGEGTCVRFTLPRTPAGHE from the coding sequence ATGAATGAAGGGCGTTTGTTGCGCCGGCGTGTTCCATCCTGGTTGAGCGTGCCGCCGCTGGTCTATGCCGTCGGTGTGGCGTTGGCGGCGCTTGTGGCGCTGGTGGTGTTCGTGTTTGCCATGCAGCCGCCCCCACGCGATTTCTGGCTGATGGGGCTGTTTCTGGGCGGGACGGCGCTCGCTTCGGTGGGCGTTGGCTATGGGGCGTATCGTCTGGGGTGGTTGCGGCACGCGCCTTCCTTGCATTGGGCGTTGCTGAGCAGTTATGTGCTCGCCAGCCTGCTCACCTTTTTGAATGTGTGGCTCATTGCGCGGCTGATGTTTGCCAGCCAGCACGATTTGCAACTGGCGACCATTTTGCTCTTCTTCGCCGGGCTGATTGCCGTTTCATTGGGGGCGATGGTTTCGTTGACCCTGACGCGCCGCTTGCGCACCTTGCGCGATGCGGCTGTGCGCGTTGCCGAGGGGGCGTTTGAGGTGCGGGTGGCGGATGACGGGCGCGATGAAGTGGCGCAACTGGCGCAAGCCTTCAACCACATGGCGGCACAACTTGCCGCCGCCGAGCGTGCTCGCCGCGAAGCGGAAACATTGCGCCGCAATTTGCTCGCCTGGGTTGGGCATGATTTGCGCACGCCGCTGGCGTCGTTGCGCGCCATTTTGGATGCGCTGGTGGATGATGTGGTGCCTGACGCCGACGAGCGCATGCGCTATCTGCAAACGGCTCGCCGTGATGTGGCGGGGTTGGCTGCGCTCATTGAAGATTTGTTTGAAATGGCGCAGTTGGATGCCGGCGGCGTTCCCCTGGATATGGCGTGGGGGGCGCTGACGGATATCCTCTCGGATACACTGGAAAGTGCGCAGGTGCTGGCGGCGCGGCAAGGTGTGCGCCTGGAAGCCCACGCCGAGAGCGATATTGACCCCGTCTGGATGGATGCGCTCAAAGTGGCGCGCGTGGTGCAAAATCTGGTCACCAACGCCATTCGGCATACACCGGCGGGCGGGGCGGTGTTCATCACCGCCAAACGCGAGGGAGAGATGGTTGTGGTGAGTGTCCGCGATACGGGCGAAGGGATTGCCCCCGAACAGTTGCCCCACGTCTTCGATCAATTTTACCGCGGCGACCAGGCGCGCCGACGCGCCACAGGCGGCGCGGGGTTGGGGCTGGCGATTGCGCGGGCGATTGTGGAGGCGCATGGCGGCGCGATTGAGATTGAGAGTGCGCCGGGAGAGGGAACGTGCGTGCGGTTCACCCTGCCGCGCACGCCTGCCGGGCATGAGTGA
- a CDS encoding cytochrome c3 family protein, which translates to MTPRRWAFFIGLVVLALAAGTGGAVALEEHDPFCAACHTEPETTYVRQIEMAQTQGFAETLAAFHALPTDADADGVRCIDCHGGVGVRGRVMALATAAGDTVKFVSGRYEQPAHLSEPFPDETCIQCHADYADDPAFENHVHWAFAEEGAPTDIRCADCHVSHAPGNDFDLYLSRPVVFPLCEECHAALGRGPTDMGQ; encoded by the coding sequence ATGACACCGCGACGTTGGGCGTTCTTCATTGGGCTGGTTGTGCTGGCTTTGGCGGCGGGCACGGGGGGTGCTGTCGCGTTGGAAGAACACGACCCCTTTTGCGCGGCTTGCCACACCGAGCCTGAAACAACCTACGTACGCCAGATTGAGATGGCGCAGACGCAGGGGTTTGCCGAAACGCTGGCGGCGTTTCACGCGCTCCCAACGGATGCCGACGCCGATGGTGTGCGGTGTATTGATTGCCACGGCGGGGTTGGCGTGCGTGGGCGCGTCATGGCGCTGGCGACGGCGGCAGGCGACACGGTGAAGTTTGTGAGCGGGCGCTACGAACAGCCCGCCCACCTGAGCGAGCCCTTCCCGGATGAAACTTGTATCCAATGCCACGCCGACTACGCCGACGACCCCGCATTCGAGAACCATGTGCATTGGGCGTTCGCCGAGGAAGGCGCGCCGACCGATATTCGGTGCGCCGATTGCCACGTGTCGCACGCCCCCGGCAATGATTTCGACCTGTACCTCTCGCGTCCGGTGGTGTTCCCATTGTGTGAAGAATGCCACGCCGCTTTAGGGCGTGGTCCCACCGACATGGGGCAATGA
- a CDS encoding spondin domain-containing protein has protein sequence MKFLRFSALSFVLALLVLLGTTPTNAQMMTYAYDITITNLTNAQVLTPPLLATHDAMQHVWMVGDLASPELQALAETGNTQPLAEALADAATDVQVGDGMIAPGESMTIRITAHDGDALTALTMLAFTNDGFTGLDAVPLQEGSIEAMAYDAGTEENTESAADVPGLGGEGHVPTEPQAPIAMHPGIQGNADLGAEYAWEGAVARFDIAMVGDMAAPETLPETGGDAAQPLTLYLLLLGGALLVLGVGTRLLRRTP, from the coding sequence ATGAAGTTTTTACGTTTTTCCGCCCTCTCGTTCGTCCTGGCGCTTCTCGTCCTGCTCGGCACCACACCCACCAACGCCCAAATGATGACCTATGCGTACGATATCACCATCACCAACCTGACCAACGCCCAAGTCCTGACGCCGCCCCTGCTCGCCACGCACGACGCCATGCAACACGTCTGGATGGTCGGCGACCTGGCGTCGCCTGAATTGCAAGCCCTGGCGGAAACGGGCAACACCCAGCCGCTCGCCGAGGCGCTGGCGGATGCGGCAACCGACGTGCAGGTGGGCGATGGCATGATTGCGCCCGGCGAGAGCATGACCATTCGCATCACAGCACACGACGGCGACGCCCTGACCGCGCTCACCATGTTGGCCTTCACCAACGACGGCTTCACCGGGCTGGATGCCGTGCCCTTGCAAGAAGGCAGTATCGAAGCCATGGCGTATGACGCCGGTACAGAAGAAAACACCGAATCAGCAGCCGACGTTCCCGGTTTGGGTGGTGAAGGGCATGTGCCTACCGAACCGCAAGCGCCCATCGCCATGCACCCCGGCATCCAAGGCAACGCCGACCTGGGGGCAGAGTACGCATGGGAAGGCGCCGTCGCCCGCTTTGACATCGCCATGGTTGGCGACATGGCAGCGCCCGAAACCCTTCCCGAAACAGGAGGCGACGCCGCACAGCCGCTGACGCTCTACCTGCTCCTGCTCGGTGGTGCGCTGCTCGTGCTCGGTGTGGGAACGCGGCTTCTGCGCCGCACGCCATAA
- a CDS encoding SUMF1/EgtB/PvdO family nonheme iron enzyme codes for MIRRFRLRLEQTNEDDILLIAFDTPAGDVVERRRAPFAPGELVRLLDELERTATVADADDLLAVQLGERLFAWLFAEQVGALWHESRAIAHAHGDALRLELYLPQAFQAWPWELLRDPEGDFLAFSSLTPVVRFVPTPHTNEPPMLVEPPLRLLAVFASPEGMPPLDVAAEEARLQTALETVSPAGMFTLHVVRNATPGMLHRAVRRFQPHVVHVAAHGDPSGRIFLQSDSGAPVAMGGREWARLLADVPTVRLLWLNSCHSADERAHVPTLAERFMELGVPAVVAMHRAISDAAAITLTQTVYEALAEGWTLESALAHGRKALAQAHGLDWSTPALYLSRANSRLWSVVGAAPQRDEVVLIEPEEATPTTPPPDLTLDVLAELEVCALPPLDAWVGPLGEERCVSVGALWVSRTPITNAHYAAFVAATGAEPPPHWGGMTPPAELRDHPVVFVARAEAEAFAAWLGGRLPTEEEWERIARGDRARIFPWGDEWCATCAHTAEQGARSTAPVGRYPDGATPEGVLDLAGNVWEWTATTEEGQAIAKGGSWFEPAEAARTWERLYADPVRGYDDVGFRVVWDEAPQETRNV; via the coding sequence ATGATACGACGCTTCCGATTGCGTTTGGAACAGACAAATGAAGACGACATTTTGCTGATTGCGTTCGATACGCCCGCCGGTGATGTGGTCGAGCGCCGACGCGCCCCATTTGCGCCGGGCGAATTGGTGCGGTTGCTGGACGAATTGGAACGCACCGCCACCGTAGCGGACGCCGACGACCTGTTGGCGGTACAGTTGGGCGAGCGCCTGTTTGCCTGGTTGTTTGCCGAGCAGGTGGGCGCATTGTGGCACGAAAGCCGCGCGATTGCCCACGCGCACGGCGACGCCTTGCGCCTGGAACTCTATTTGCCGCAGGCGTTTCAAGCCTGGCCGTGGGAATTGCTGCGCGACCCCGAGGGGGATTTTTTGGCGTTTTCTTCGCTGACGCCGGTGGTGCGTTTTGTGCCGACGCCGCACACAAACGAACCACCCATGCTTGTTGAACCGCCGTTGCGCCTGCTGGCGGTTTTCGCTTCGCCCGAGGGGATGCCGCCGCTGGATGTTGCCGCGGAAGAAGCGCGTTTGCAGACGGCGCTGGAGACCGTTTCGCCGGCGGGAATGTTTACCCTGCACGTTGTGCGCAACGCCACCCCCGGCATGTTGCACCGCGCCGTGCGGCGCTTCCAGCCGCATGTGGTGCATGTGGCGGCGCATGGCGACCCGTCGGGGCGTATCTTTCTGCAAAGCGATAGCGGCGCGCCCGTGGCGATGGGGGGGCGTGAGTGGGCGCGCTTGCTGGCGGATGTCCCCACGGTGCGGCTTCTCTGGCTGAACAGTTGCCACAGTGCCGATGAGCGGGCGCATGTGCCCACGCTTGCCGAGCGGTTCATGGAGTTGGGCGTGCCGGCGGTGGTGGCGATGCACCGCGCGATAAGCGACGCCGCCGCCATCACCTTGACGCAGACCGTGTACGAGGCGCTTGCCGAAGGCTGGACGCTGGAAAGCGCCCTGGCGCATGGGCGCAAAGCCTTGGCGCAAGCGCACGGGCTGGATTGGAGCACGCCGGCGCTCTATTTGAGCCGCGCCAATAGCCGGCTCTGGTCGGTTGTGGGGGCTGCGCCGCAGCGTGATGAAGTGGTGCTGATTGAACCGGAGGAAGCGACGCCGACAACCCCGCCGCCCGATTTGACGCTCGATGTGCTGGCGGAGCTGGAAGTGTGCGCCCTGCCGCCCCTGGACGCCTGGGTTGGTCCTTTGGGTGAAGAACGGTGCGTCTCGGTGGGGGCGCTCTGGGTGAGCCGCACGCCGATTACCAACGCCCACTACGCCGCGTTTGTGGCGGCAACGGGGGCGGAACCGCCGCCGCACTGGGGCGGCATGACGCCGCCCGCCGAGTTGCGCGACCATCCGGTGGTGTTTGTGGCGCGCGCGGAAGCCGAAGCGTTTGCCGCCTGGCTGGGGGGGCGCTTGCCGACGGAGGAGGAGTGGGAACGCATTGCACGCGGCGACCGGGCGCGCATTTTCCCCTGGGGCGATGAATGGTGCGCCACCTGCGCCCATACCGCCGAGCAGGGCGCGCGTTCGACTGCGCCGGTGGGGCGTTATCCCGACGGCGCCACGCCGGAAGGCGTGCTCGACCTGGCGGGCAACGTCTGGGAATGGACGGCGACAACCGAAGAGGGTCAAGCGATTGCCAAAGGCGGCTCATGGTTCGAGCCGGCGGAAGCCGCCCGCACGTGGGAGCGGCTTTACGCCGACCCTGTACGCGGCTATGACGATGTGGGCTTTCGCGTGGTGTGGGATGAAGCCCCGCAGGAGACGCGCAACGTGTAA
- a CDS encoding molybdopterin-dependent oxidoreductase, which translates to MKRLDRRAFLRVSAGGAAALVLAACGRQTTQPPSSALPTSTASTAARPPTATAESMGGNAVAPTPTLPDGVPTEVRITPNDEFYEVDIGRGQPKIDPDTYRLRITGLVERELELSLDELRRRSAGAHMRTMECISNPVGGNLIGNAVWEVIPLRELLEEAGVKPGAVEIITRAADGFHTSVPLDTALDPLAYLAISMNGEPLPRGHGFPVRCLWPGRYGMKQPKWLVEIEVTDQPHTGYWEQQGWSNDAFIKVNSQIELPGDQERFTVGEQVLISGRAFAGRSGVQRVEVSTDNGETWHDANLVQAPEHPELVWTIWWYVWDTRGMPTGRYVLKARATDGEGNTQEGTRSGLFGDTFPDGTSLIHARAIFLDETS; encoded by the coding sequence ATGAAACGTCTTGATCGTCGAGCATTTTTGCGGGTTTCCGCCGGTGGAGCGGCGGCGTTGGTGCTTGCGGCGTGTGGACGCCAAACCACACAACCGCCGTCATCCGCTTTGCCCACGTCCACAGCGTCAACCGCGGCGCGTCCGCCTACCGCCACCGCCGAAAGCATGGGTGGGAATGCCGTTGCGCCGACGCCTACGCTCCCCGATGGCGTGCCCACGGAAGTGCGGATTACGCCCAACGATGAATTTTACGAGGTGGATATTGGGCGCGGGCAACCCAAGATTGACCCCGACACCTACCGCCTGCGCATTACCGGGTTGGTCGAACGCGAACTCGAACTCTCGCTCGATGAACTGCGCCGCCGCTCGGCGGGGGCGCACATGCGCACCATGGAGTGTATCTCCAACCCCGTGGGGGGGAATCTCATTGGCAACGCCGTGTGGGAAGTCATCCCCCTGCGCGAACTTCTGGAAGAAGCCGGCGTCAAGCCGGGGGCGGTGGAAATTATCACCCGCGCCGCCGACGGCTTCCACACAAGTGTGCCGCTCGATACGGCGCTGGACCCACTGGCGTATCTCGCCATCAGCATGAACGGGGAACCGCTCCCGCGAGGGCATGGCTTCCCTGTGCGTTGTCTTTGGCCTGGGCGCTACGGCATGAAACAACCCAAATGGCTGGTGGAGATTGAAGTGACCGACCAGCCCCATACCGGCTATTGGGAGCAACAGGGGTGGAGCAACGACGCCTTCATCAAGGTCAACTCGCAAATCGAACTGCCGGGTGACCAGGAGCGCTTTACCGTGGGCGAGCAAGTGCTCATCAGTGGGCGGGCGTTTGCCGGGCGGTCGGGTGTTCAGCGGGTGGAAGTGAGTACCGACAATGGCGAAACCTGGCACGATGCCAACCTGGTGCAAGCGCCTGAGCACCCCGAACTCGTCTGGACTATCTGGTGGTATGTGTGGGATACGCGCGGCATGCCCACGGGGCGCTATGTGCTGAAAGCCCGCGCCACCGACGGCGAAGGCAACACGCAGGAAGGCACGCGAAGCGGGCTCTTTGGCGACACCTTCCCTGATGGCACCTCGCTCATTCATGCGCGCGCTATCTTCCTGGATGAGACATCATGA
- a CDS encoding response regulator transcription factor, with translation MAHILLVEDETSIAEVVQRYLERDGYHVTVAHDGAAALQALDAVEPDLIVLDLMLPHVDGWHILRWVRSQSNVPVIILTARRDEPDRIAGLDLGADDYVVKPFSPQELVSRVRAVLRRAKPSPEMPPLVFDGGALVIDPVAREVRVRGAVCHLTVREFDLLWVLASHPRQVFSRDRLLTLVWGSDEFIDPGTVTVHIRRVREKIEPDPSAPRYIKTVWGVGYRFEGDA, from the coding sequence ATGGCTCATATTTTGCTTGTCGAAGACGAAACCAGCATTGCCGAGGTTGTCCAGCGCTATTTGGAACGCGACGGCTACCACGTCACAGTGGCGCATGACGGCGCGGCGGCGCTGCAAGCACTGGACGCAGTCGAACCGGACTTGATTGTGCTCGACTTGATGTTGCCCCACGTGGATGGCTGGCATATCTTGCGCTGGGTGCGCTCGCAAAGCAACGTACCTGTGATTATCCTGACGGCGCGCCGCGATGAACCCGACCGCATTGCCGGGCTTGACCTGGGCGCGGATGATTACGTCGTCAAGCCGTTTAGCCCGCAAGAACTGGTCAGCCGTGTGCGGGCGGTCTTGCGCCGTGCCAAACCGTCGCCGGAGATGCCGCCGCTCGTCTTTGACGGTGGCGCGCTGGTGATTGACCCTGTGGCGCGTGAAGTGCGCGTGCGTGGTGCGGTGTGCCATCTCACCGTCCGCGAATTCGACCTGTTGTGGGTTTTGGCTTCACACCCGCGCCAGGTCTTCTCGCGCGACCGCTTGTTGACGCTGGTGTGGGGAAGCGATGAGTTCATAGACCCCGGCACAGTGACGGTTCACATTCGGCGCGTGCGTGAGAAGATCGAACCCGACCCTTCGGCGCCGCGCTACATCAAAACGGTGTGGGGTGTTGGGTATCGCTTTGAGGGGGACGCATGA
- the acs gene encoding acetate--CoA ligase, whose product MADEIRTDYTEAEVTEAEVAVHWGEEDYYYPPMHFIAQANMTDETIYERFSEENFPECFKEYADLLDWDQYWHTTLDTSNPPFWKWFVGGKLNACYNCVDRHLPKYRNKAAFIFVPEPEDEPHLVLTYQELFVRVNEVAAMLQSLGLKAGDRVTIHMPMVLELPITMLACARLGVIHSVVFAGFSGKACAERAVDSGSKILITMDGYYRNGKMLDHKVKADEAVQVAAEMGSPIEKVLVWRRYPRQYQSKAPMVEGRDVFVDDLLKAHRGARVKPVSMPAEAPLFLMYTSGTTGKPKGHVHSTGGYLAYTAWTSKNIQDIHPEDVYWCMADIGWITGHSYIVYGPLAVAATSVIYEGVPTYPDAGRPWRIAEQLGVNIFHTSPTAIRMLRKADPEAPLRYNYEFKHMTTVGEPIEPDVWRWYFHVVGKERAVIVDTWWQTETGGFLCTTIPALHPMKPGSAGPALPGIYAAILDDEGNEIPPGAGKAGNIVIRNPWPSITQGIWGDPDRFINTYYAKYNKDPNSKDWRDWPYFAGDAATQAADGYFRILGRVDDVINVAGHRLGTKELESAVLTVEAVAEAAVVPRHDEVKGRVPDVYASLKPGYEPSEEIRQEIVRAIETIIGKIARPKNVYIVPDLPKTRSGKIMRRVLAAISNGHDVGDVTTLANPEVVEVIRQMVQGDELAEAF is encoded by the coding sequence ATGGCGGATGAAATTCGCACTGACTACACCGAAGCGGAAGTCACCGAAGCGGAAGTGGCGGTACATTGGGGCGAAGAAGATTACTACTATCCCCCCATGCACTTCATCGCCCAAGCGAACATGACGGATGAAACCATTTACGAGCGTTTCAGCGAGGAAAACTTCCCGGAGTGCTTCAAAGAATACGCCGACCTGCTCGACTGGGACCAATACTGGCATACAACGCTCGACACCAGCAATCCGCCCTTCTGGAAGTGGTTTGTGGGCGGCAAGTTGAACGCCTGCTACAACTGCGTTGACCGCCACTTGCCCAAATACCGCAACAAAGCCGCTTTCATCTTTGTGCCCGAGCCGGAAGATGAACCGCACCTCGTGCTCACCTACCAGGAACTCTTTGTGCGCGTCAACGAAGTCGCCGCCATGCTCCAATCGCTGGGCTTGAAAGCAGGCGACCGCGTGACCATTCACATGCCCATGGTGCTTGAATTGCCCATCACCATGCTGGCGTGTGCGCGTCTGGGCGTCATTCACTCGGTCGTCTTCGCCGGCTTCAGCGGCAAAGCCTGCGCCGAACGGGCGGTGGACTCGGGCAGTAAAATCCTCATCACGATGGACGGCTACTACCGCAACGGCAAAATGCTCGACCACAAGGTCAAAGCCGATGAAGCCGTCCAGGTTGCCGCTGAAATGGGCAGCCCCATCGAAAAGGTACTCGTCTGGCGGCGCTATCCACGCCAGTACCAATCCAAAGCCCCCATGGTCGAAGGGCGCGACGTCTTTGTGGACGACCTACTGAAAGCCCACCGGGGCGCACGGGTGAAGCCCGTTTCAATGCCCGCCGAAGCGCCGCTCTTCCTCATGTACACCAGCGGCACCACCGGCAAGCCCAAGGGGCATGTCCACAGCACCGGCGGCTATCTGGCATACACCGCCTGGACCTCAAAGAACATTCAGGACATTCACCCCGAAGACGTTTACTGGTGCATGGCAGACATCGGCTGGATTACAGGGCACTCCTACATCGTCTATGGACCGCTCGCCGTGGCGGCAACCAGTGTCATCTACGAAGGTGTGCCCACCTACCCCGACGCCGGCCGTCCATGGCGCATTGCGGAACAATTGGGCGTCAACATCTTCCACACCTCGCCCACCGCTATCCGCATGTTGCGCAAAGCCGACCCCGAAGCGCCGCTGCGCTACAACTACGAATTCAAGCACATGACCACGGTCGGCGAGCCGATTGAGCCGGACGTGTGGCGCTGGTACTTCCACGTGGTGGGGAAAGAGCGCGCGGTCATCGTGGATACGTGGTGGCAGACGGAAACGGGCGGCTTCCTCTGCACCACCATTCCCGCCCTGCACCCCATGAAACCCGGGAGCGCCGGACCCGCCTTGCCCGGCATTTACGCCGCCATTCTGGACGATGAAGGCAATGAAATTCCACCCGGTGCAGGCAAAGCGGGGAACATCGTCATTCGCAACCCGTGGCCCAGCATCACGCAAGGCATTTGGGGCGACCCCGACCGCTTCATCAACACCTACTACGCCAAGTACAACAAAGACCCCAACAGCAAAGATTGGCGCGATTGGCCCTACTTCGCGGGGGACGCCGCCACGCAAGCCGCCGACGGCTACTTCCGCATCCTTGGGCGCGTGGACGACGTGATCAACGTCGCCGGGCACCGCTTGGGCACGAAGGAACTTGAAAGCGCCGTGCTGACGGTGGAAGCGGTAGCCGAAGCCGCTGTGGTGCCGCGCCATGACGAAGTGAAGGGGCGTGTGCCCGACGTGTATGCGTCGCTCAAACCGGGCTACGAACCCAGCGAAGAAATCCGCCAGGAAATCGTGCGTGCTATCGAAACCATCATCGGCAAGATTGCGCGCCCGAAGAATGTGTACATCGTGCCCGACTTGCCCAAGACGCGCAGTGGGAAAATCATGCGCCGCGTCCTGGCTGCTATCTCCAACGGGCATGACGTGGGCGACGTGACCACGCTGGCGAACCCCGAAGTGGTCGAAGTCATCCGCCAGATGGTGCAAGGCGACGAACTCGCCGAAGCGTTCTAA
- a CDS encoding Hsp20/alpha crystallin family protein — protein MLNRWDPFREMMTLRDAMNRLLEESFMTPTTRTVAETIYRLPVDVWETPDAFVVQAVVPGLSHEDINIEYSDGSLVISGEIPFVEHENATYHLRERWYGKFQRVLTFPTPIDADKIEAELENGILTITLPKTEDVKPRRITVKSA, from the coding sequence ATGCTGAACCGCTGGGATCCGTTCCGCGAAATGATGACACTGCGTGATGCCATGAACCGACTGCTCGAAGAATCGTTCATGACGCCGACGACTCGCACGGTGGCTGAAACGATTTATCGCCTGCCGGTGGATGTGTGGGAAACGCCCGATGCGTTCGTCGTGCAAGCGGTTGTGCCCGGTCTCTCGCATGAAGATATCAACATTGAATACAGCGATGGTTCGCTGGTGATTTCGGGCGAAATTCCGTTCGTCGAACATGAAAACGCGACCTACCATCTGCGCGAACGCTGGTACGGCAAGTTCCAACGCGTGCTGACCTTCCCGACACCGATTGATGCGGACAAGATCGAAGCCGAACTCGAAAACGGTATCCTGACGATTACGCTGCCCAAGACGGAAGATGTCAAACCGCGCCGCATTACGGTGAAGTCGGCCTAA